A genome region from Nocardiopsis exhalans includes the following:
- the rplI gene encoding 50S ribosomal protein L9 has product MKLILTHEVNGLGAPGDVVEVKNGYGRNYLLPRGFAIRWTRGGQKQIDLIQRARKARDIRTLDEAQQVAGQVGALNVRLKQRAGQGGRLFGSVTPGDIVEAVKATGGPELDKRRIEIKTPIKSVGAHKVQVRLHPEVAATIKLDIVGA; this is encoded by the coding sequence GTGAAGCTGATTTTGACCCACGAGGTCAACGGTCTCGGAGCCCCCGGCGATGTCGTCGAGGTGAAGAACGGTTACGGTCGCAACTACCTGCTGCCCCGAGGGTTCGCCATTCGGTGGACCCGCGGCGGTCAGAAGCAGATCGACCTGATCCAGCGTGCCCGCAAGGCGCGTGACATCCGCACCCTGGACGAGGCCCAGCAGGTCGCCGGCCAGGTCGGTGCGCTGAACGTGCGCCTCAAGCAGCGCGCCGGTCAGGGTGGTCGTCTGTTCGGTTCGGTCACGCCCGGGGACATCGTCGAGGCCGTCAAGGCCACCGGCGGTCCCGAGCTGGACAAGCGCCGGATCGAGATCAAGACCCCGATCAAGTCCGTCGGTGCCCACAAGGTCCAGGTCCGCCTGCACCCCGAGGTCGCCGCGACGATCAAGCTGGACATCGTCGGCGCCTAG
- a CDS encoding single-stranded DNA-binding protein, with product MAGETQITLVGNLVDDPELRFTPSGAAVANFRVASTPRTFDKQSGEWKDGESMFLSCTVWRQYAENVAESLQRGMRVIVQGRLKQRSFETREGEKRTVYEIDVEEVGPALRSATAKVTKTQRQGGGGFGGNQGGGGFGGGQPQGGQPQGGGYGNQGGGFGGNQGGQGGRGGAPADDPWATNGGGGGGFGGGNGGGFSDEPPF from the coding sequence ATGGCAGGCGAAACCCAGATCACGCTCGTCGGCAACCTGGTCGACGACCCTGAACTGCGCTTCACGCCCAGTGGAGCCGCGGTCGCCAACTTCCGTGTGGCCTCGACGCCCCGCACCTTCGACAAGCAGTCGGGGGAGTGGAAGGACGGAGAGTCCATGTTCCTCTCCTGCACCGTCTGGCGTCAGTACGCGGAGAACGTGGCCGAGAGCCTTCAGCGCGGCATGCGCGTCATCGTGCAGGGTCGTCTGAAGCAGCGGTCCTTCGAGACCCGCGAGGGTGAGAAGCGGACCGTCTACGAGATCGACGTCGAAGAGGTCGGCCCGGCCCTGCGTAGCGCCACCGCCAAGGTGACGAAGACGCAGCGCCAGGGTGGCGGCGGATTCGGCGGCAATCAGGGCGGCGGCGGATTCGGTGGCGGCCAGCCCCAGGGCGGACAGCCCCAGGGCGGCGGCTACGGGAACCAGGGCGGCGGATTCGGTGGCAACCAGGGCGGCCAGGGCGGCCGCGGTGGTGCCCCGGCCGACGACCCGTGGGCGACCAACGGCGGTGGCGGCGGCGGATTCGGTGGCGGTAACGGCGGAGGATTCTCCGACGAGCCCCCGTTCTAG
- a CDS encoding MATE family efflux transporter, giving the protein MATLLSAAPFRHRHDREIFALAVPTFFALIAEPLFLLTDSAIVGSLGTQALAGLGIAGQVLLTLAAVCVFLAYGTTAAVARRFGAGDIPGGVRDGVHGLWLAILLGIAAIGIGWPLGPWMIDLLGASPEVTPYALTYLRISLLSTPFLLIVMAGTGVLRGLQDARTPLLVAVATYIGNAVLCALFVFVFDWGIAGSAWSTVLAQGAGAFWYVAVIARSARREGVSLLPTLTGLRASASAGFALFLRSVSMRVVALVTTAVAARLGDESIAAHQVSYNIWALLVFAMDAIAIAGQSIVGRYLGAGDVRGTKDSTRRMVEWGVMSGLVFTAVVFLVLPWAHIPFTSDPRVASLIMASLVVVALMQPLSGVTMVLDGVLMGAGDQRYLAWASLWTMLAYLPFALVIPRLATSEVGGLVGLWIAFAVWILARALTLGLRARGEVWLVTGATRH; this is encoded by the coding sequence ATGGCAACTCTGCTCTCGGCGGCCCCCTTCCGGCACCGTCACGACCGTGAGATCTTCGCTCTCGCCGTCCCCACGTTCTTCGCGCTCATCGCCGAACCCCTCTTCCTGCTCACCGACTCCGCGATCGTCGGCAGCCTGGGCACCCAGGCCTTGGCCGGACTCGGAATCGCCGGGCAGGTCCTGCTGACCCTGGCCGCGGTGTGCGTCTTCCTCGCCTACGGAACCACCGCCGCGGTGGCGCGCAGGTTCGGCGCCGGTGACATCCCCGGCGGTGTCCGGGACGGGGTACACGGGCTCTGGCTCGCGATCCTGCTCGGGATCGCCGCGATCGGGATCGGCTGGCCGCTGGGCCCGTGGATGATCGATCTCCTGGGTGCCTCGCCAGAGGTCACCCCCTACGCGCTCACCTACCTGCGGATCAGCCTGCTGAGCACACCGTTCCTGCTGATCGTCATGGCCGGGACCGGGGTGCTGCGCGGTCTTCAGGACGCCCGGACCCCGCTGCTGGTGGCGGTCGCCACCTACATCGGCAACGCCGTGCTGTGCGCGCTCTTCGTGTTCGTGTTCGACTGGGGCATCGCCGGTTCGGCCTGGTCGACGGTACTCGCCCAGGGGGCGGGCGCGTTCTGGTACGTGGCCGTGATCGCCCGGTCGGCCCGGCGTGAGGGCGTCTCCCTCCTGCCGACCCTGACCGGGCTGCGCGCCTCGGCCTCGGCCGGTTTCGCGCTGTTCCTGCGCAGTGTGTCGATGCGCGTGGTAGCGCTGGTGACCACCGCCGTCGCGGCCCGGCTCGGTGACGAGTCGATCGCCGCGCACCAGGTCAGCTACAATATCTGGGCCCTGCTGGTGTTCGCGATGGACGCCATCGCCATCGCCGGGCAGTCGATCGTGGGCCGCTACCTCGGCGCCGGTGACGTGCGCGGGACCAAGGACTCCACCCGCCGTATGGTCGAGTGGGGTGTGATGTCCGGGCTCGTGTTCACCGCTGTGGTGTTCCTCGTCCTGCCCTGGGCTCACATCCCCTTCACCTCGGATCCGCGGGTGGCCTCGCTGATCATGGCCTCCCTCGTGGTGGTGGCGCTGATGCAGCCGCTCAGCGGGGTGACGATGGTGCTGGACGGCGTCCTCATGGGCGCCGGTGACCAGCGCTACCTGGCCTGGGCGTCCCTGTGGACGATGCTCGCCTACCTGCCGTTCGCCCTGGTCATCCCCCGGCTCGCGACCTCCGAGGTGGGGGGCCTGGTGGGGCTGTGGATCGCCTTCGCCGTGTGGATCCTGGCCCGCGCCCTCACCCTGGGCCTGCGCGCCCGCGGCGAGGTCTGGCTGGTCACCGGCGCGACCAGGCACTGA
- a CDS encoding peptidoglycan recognition protein family protein, producing the protein MAVERRPTTDHPLGVDRRTMLRGAALAAGGALLGGAFGVSVASQASAAAIPKVYTRADWGARAPKTNIALRAQGPTHIVVHHTATGNVSDMSTSHAAALSRAIQRYHMDSNGWSDTGQQLTISRGGHIMEGRDKSLQAIREGGHVIGAHTANHNSHTIGIENEGTYSSATPPGALMSSLVSTCAWLCLVYRLDPQEAIVGHRDYNATNCPGDKLYSMLPKLRDDVGNRLREQLSHLSRHVGRELTLEELPTYPAVPTSERVATFYHGPAIGDLDTSY; encoded by the coding sequence ATGGCCGTTGAGAGACGACCCACAACCGACCACCCCCTGGGGGTGGACCGCAGGACGATGCTTCGAGGTGCCGCTCTGGCCGCCGGGGGAGCGCTTTTGGGCGGGGCGTTCGGTGTGTCGGTGGCGAGCCAGGCCTCCGCCGCGGCGATACCCAAGGTGTACACCCGGGCTGACTGGGGGGCCCGCGCTCCCAAGACGAACATCGCGCTACGGGCGCAGGGGCCGACCCACATCGTCGTGCACCACACCGCGACCGGGAACGTGTCCGACATGTCGACCAGTCACGCCGCCGCGCTGTCCAGGGCCATCCAGCGCTATCACATGGACAGCAACGGGTGGAGCGACACCGGGCAGCAGCTCACGATCAGTCGCGGCGGACACATCATGGAGGGCCGCGACAAGTCGCTCCAGGCGATCCGTGAAGGCGGGCACGTGATCGGCGCGCACACCGCCAACCACAACTCGCACACGATCGGGATCGAGAACGAGGGGACCTACTCCTCGGCGACCCCGCCCGGGGCGCTCATGTCCTCCCTGGTCAGTACCTGCGCCTGGCTGTGCCTCGTGTACCGCCTGGACCCGCAGGAGGCGATCGTGGGGCACCGCGACTACAACGCCACCAACTGCCCGGGCGACAAGCTCTACTCGATGCTGCCCAAGCTGCGCGACGACGTGGGGAACAGGCTGCGCGAACAGCTCAGCCACCTGAGCAGGCACGTCGGCCGGGAACTGACCCTGGAGGAGCTGCCGACCTATCCGGCCGTCCCGACCTCCGAGCGGGTCGCGACCTTCTACCACGGCCCCGCCATCGGAGACCTGGACACGTCTTACTAG
- the rpsR gene encoding 30S ribosomal protein S18 — translation MAKPAARKPKKKVCLFCQEKQSYIDFKDTTLLRKFISERGKIRARRVTGNCTQHQRDVATAIKNAREVALLPYTSTAR, via the coding sequence ATGGCTAAGCCGGCAGCGCGCAAGCCCAAGAAGAAGGTTTGCCTCTTCTGCCAGGAGAAGCAGTCCTACATCGACTTCAAGGACACCACGCTTCTCCGTAAGTTCATCTCCGAGCGCGGCAAGATCCGTGCCCGTCGGGTGACCGGCAACTGCACGCAGCACCAGCGCGACGTCGCCACGGCGATCAAGAACGCGCGCGAGGTGGCCCTGCTGCCCTACACCAGCACCGCTCGCTAG